A single region of the Musa acuminata AAA Group cultivar baxijiao chromosome BXJ1-11, Cavendish_Baxijiao_AAA, whole genome shotgun sequence genome encodes:
- the LOC135596920 gene encoding uncharacterized protein LOC135596920 isoform X1 yields MEMGVATVGFAAVSPLRAVYLSNCSHVSDGVSEEQTQPARVALPGPHKWRMVIAYDGTKFAGWQYQQSPPTIQCLIENALTCITKLDRKDLCLVGASRTDAGVHAWGQVAHFITPFMYDSLDTLHAALNGLLPPEIRVREISAACPEFHARFSTKSKTYQYKIYNYPVMDPFRSLYAYHSAYKLNPVVMREAAAYFVGNHDFSSFANASHNDRLGNPVKEIFRFDITELDALLLLEVEGTGFLFRQVRNMVALLLQIGREALPPDVVPKIMAARDRKELAKVALSAPPQGLCLMSVNYNNESLEPPEGCPAASFGRTHSVRFMSFPVRQVRSGLKA; encoded by the exons ATGGAGATGGGTGTTGCGACCGTAGGCTTCGCTGCAGTTTCTCCTCTTCGCGCCGTATATCTCTCGAACTGCTCG CATGTGAGCGATGGCGTATCCGAGGAACAGACGCAGCCGGCCCGGGTGGCGCTTCCTGGCCCTCACAAGTGGCGCATGGTCATCGCTTATGATGGCACCAAGTTCGCAG GTTGGCAATATCAACAGTCACCACCAACAATACAGTGCCTCATAGAAAATGCCTTAACGTGCATCACAAAGCTTGATCGAAAAGACCTTTGCTTGGTTGGTGCAAGCAGGACCGATGCTGGTGTCCATGCCTGGGGTCAG GTTGCACACTTCATTACGCCTTTCATGTACGACAGTTTGGATACCCTTCATGCTGCATTGAATGGGCTTCTACCTCCGGAAATCCGAGTGAGAGAAATTAGTGCAGCATGTCCTGAATTTCATGCTCGTTTCTCCACAAAAAGCAAGACTTATCAATACAAGATATACAATTATCCGGTTATGGATCCTTTTCGGTCTCTTTATGCATATCATAGTGCTTATAAACTCAATCCAGTTGTCATGAGAGAAGCTGCAGCATATTTTGTTGGGAATCATGACTTCTCATCTTTTGCAAATGCCTCACACAATGATCGCTTGGGTAATCCAGTGAAAGAAATCTTCCGATTCGACATCACTGAACTG GATGCTCTTTTGCTGCTCGAGGTTGAGGGTACTGGTTTTTTATTCAGACAAGTGCGGAACATG GTAGCTTTGCTGCTTCAGATTGGAAGAGAAGCACTGCCTCCTGATGTTGTACCAAAGATCATGGCAGCTCGGGACCGGAAAGAGCTTGCAAAGGTTGCATTATCAGCTCCACCACAAGGACTTTGTCTCATGTCTGTAAACTACAACAACGAAAGCTTGGAACCACCTGAAGGTTGCCCAGCCGCCAGCTTCGGCAGGACCCACAGT GTCCGGTTCATGAGTTTTCCGGTCCGACAGGTCCGGTCCGGGTTAAAAGCTTAA
- the LOC135596920 gene encoding uncharacterized protein LOC135596920 isoform X2, whose translation MEMGVATVGFAAVSPLRAVYLSNCSHVSDGVSEEQTQPARVALPGPHKWRMVIAYDGTKFAGWQYQQSPPTIQCLIENALTCITKLDRKDLCLVGASRTDAGVHAWGQVAHFITPFMYDSLDTLHAALNGLLPPEIRVREISAACPEFHARFSTKSKTYQYKIYNYPVMDPFRSLYAYHSAYKLNPVVMREAAAYFVGNHDFSSFANASHNDRLGNPVKEIFRFDITELDALLLLEVEGTGFLFRQVRNMVALLLQIGREALPPDVVPKIMAARDRKELAKVALSAPPQGLCLMSVNYNNESLEPPEGCPAASFGRTHSVSKCKLAFY comes from the exons ATGGAGATGGGTGTTGCGACCGTAGGCTTCGCTGCAGTTTCTCCTCTTCGCGCCGTATATCTCTCGAACTGCTCG CATGTGAGCGATGGCGTATCCGAGGAACAGACGCAGCCGGCCCGGGTGGCGCTTCCTGGCCCTCACAAGTGGCGCATGGTCATCGCTTATGATGGCACCAAGTTCGCAG GTTGGCAATATCAACAGTCACCACCAACAATACAGTGCCTCATAGAAAATGCCTTAACGTGCATCACAAAGCTTGATCGAAAAGACCTTTGCTTGGTTGGTGCAAGCAGGACCGATGCTGGTGTCCATGCCTGGGGTCAG GTTGCACACTTCATTACGCCTTTCATGTACGACAGTTTGGATACCCTTCATGCTGCATTGAATGGGCTTCTACCTCCGGAAATCCGAGTGAGAGAAATTAGTGCAGCATGTCCTGAATTTCATGCTCGTTTCTCCACAAAAAGCAAGACTTATCAATACAAGATATACAATTATCCGGTTATGGATCCTTTTCGGTCTCTTTATGCATATCATAGTGCTTATAAACTCAATCCAGTTGTCATGAGAGAAGCTGCAGCATATTTTGTTGGGAATCATGACTTCTCATCTTTTGCAAATGCCTCACACAATGATCGCTTGGGTAATCCAGTGAAAGAAATCTTCCGATTCGACATCACTGAACTG GATGCTCTTTTGCTGCTCGAGGTTGAGGGTACTGGTTTTTTATTCAGACAAGTGCGGAACATG GTAGCTTTGCTGCTTCAGATTGGAAGAGAAGCACTGCCTCCTGATGTTGTACCAAAGATCATGGCAGCTCGGGACCGGAAAGAGCTTGCAAAGGTTGCATTATCAGCTCCACCACAAGGACTTTGTCTCATGTCTGTAAACTACAACAACGAAAGCTTGGAACCACCTGAAGGTTGCCCAGCCGCCAGCTTCGGCAGGACCCACAGTGTGAGTAAATGTAAACTGGCATTTTACTGA
- the LOC135596920 gene encoding uncharacterized protein LOC135596920 isoform X3, translating to MEMGVATVGFAAVSPLRAVYLSNCSHVSDGVSEEQTQPARVALPGPHKWRMVIAYDGTKFAGWQYQQSPPTIQCLIENALTCITKLDRKDLCLVGASRTDAGVHAWGQVAHFITPFMYDSLDTLHAALNGLLPPEIRVREISAACPEFHARFSTKSKTYQYKIYNYPVMDPFRSLYAYHSAYKLNPVVMREAAAYFVGNHDFSSFANASHNDRLGNPVKEIFRFDITELDALLLLEVEGTGFLFRQVRNMVILIQQLVILRKIKENWLRACNSHSGSHASNIYHYYRKSIYL from the exons ATGGAGATGGGTGTTGCGACCGTAGGCTTCGCTGCAGTTTCTCCTCTTCGCGCCGTATATCTCTCGAACTGCTCG CATGTGAGCGATGGCGTATCCGAGGAACAGACGCAGCCGGCCCGGGTGGCGCTTCCTGGCCCTCACAAGTGGCGCATGGTCATCGCTTATGATGGCACCAAGTTCGCAG GTTGGCAATATCAACAGTCACCACCAACAATACAGTGCCTCATAGAAAATGCCTTAACGTGCATCACAAAGCTTGATCGAAAAGACCTTTGCTTGGTTGGTGCAAGCAGGACCGATGCTGGTGTCCATGCCTGGGGTCAG GTTGCACACTTCATTACGCCTTTCATGTACGACAGTTTGGATACCCTTCATGCTGCATTGAATGGGCTTCTACCTCCGGAAATCCGAGTGAGAGAAATTAGTGCAGCATGTCCTGAATTTCATGCTCGTTTCTCCACAAAAAGCAAGACTTATCAATACAAGATATACAATTATCCGGTTATGGATCCTTTTCGGTCTCTTTATGCATATCATAGTGCTTATAAACTCAATCCAGTTGTCATGAGAGAAGCTGCAGCATATTTTGTTGGGAATCATGACTTCTCATCTTTTGCAAATGCCTCACACAATGATCGCTTGGGTAATCCAGTGAAAGAAATCTTCCGATTCGACATCACTGAACTG GATGCTCTTTTGCTGCTCGAGGTTGAGGGTACTGGTTTTTTATTCAGACAAGTGCGGAACATGGTGATTCTCATTCAACAGCTTGTTATTCTGagaaaaataaaggaaaattGGTTAAGAGCTTGTAATTCTCATTCAGGAAGTCATGCATCCAACATATATCATTATTATAGAAAGTCCATCTACCT GTAG